The window cagtctagtggaggatcaaaacgacctcgagatgaaccaagtgagaatgtacataataaagaaaatccaagacatagtatacgtcaaagaacatcaacttcatttggatcggattttgtaaaatttctcttagaaaatgagcctcaaacatttaaagaagtgaagtcgtcgtcagactcatccttttggaaagaggcagtcaatagtgagatagactcaatcttaagcaatcatacatgggaattggttgaccttcttCCCGAAAATAAAccgttaggttctaaatggatcatcaaaaagaaaatgaaggtggatggtactattgacaaatacaaggcaagacttgtagtaaaaggcttcaaacagaaaaaaagccttgattactttgatacatactaactagtaacaaggataacctcaattcaaatgttaattgccttggcggcggtaaatgatcttcaaatccatcaaatggatgtgaagaccgcattcctaaatggagatttggaggaagaaatatacatggaacaacctgagggttttgtggttccaggataagaaaataaggtgtgtaaacttgttaagtcactttatggactaaaacaagcacttaatcaatgacatgcaaagtttgaccaaaccatattggcaaacggattcaagataaatgaatgtgacaaatgtatatatattaaagacacaccaaatcaccaagtcattgtttatttatatgtggatgatatgttgatcatcagcagagatatttgtgacataaatgcaaccaaacgaatgatcgagagcaagtttgatatgaaagaccttggagttgcagatgtgatcttaggtataagaattcaTCGAACTCCACAAaggttagcattgtcacagtcttattatatcgaaaaagtacttgacaagttcaagtatatggaattcgatatagccaagactccattggatgtgaactttgaacttcgaaagaatgaaggtaaaagtgactcacaattggagtatgcaagagtattgggatgtttaatgtatataatgaactgtacacgaccagacatagcatgtgcaattagtaaattgaatcggtacacgagtaatcccaacaaaactcattggatgacaatgaaaagagttttggggtatcttaaatacactaaaaactatgctttgcattataataaatatcctgtggtacttgaaggatatagtgatgcaaattggatcaccggatcgaacgaagtaaaatccacaagtggatatatatttactatcagtggaggagcaatttcttggaaatcatccaaaagGACTTGTATCgttcgctctacaatggaatctaaatttatcgcattagataaagctggtgaagaagcagaatggctccgaaatttctaggaagatattccgtattggcccaagccaatggcaccagtatgtatacactgtgatagccaagcggcaataggtagggcagggaacatgatgtacaacggtaaatctcgtcacatacgacggagacataatatcgttagggaacttctctctagtggaattattacTATTgattatgtaaagtcaaaggataatgtgtcggatccacttacaaaaggcctatctagaaaatgagtggaaagaacatccaagggaatgggtttaaggcctaggacgagtcagcatggcggtaactctacctagcaaactggagatcccaagagctaggttcaaggagatcaaacaaagttgtgtttgaaaggttcaacattgtcaattacccaacccattctcatgatgtagacaatgtatagtaaactaggataagatttaagatgaaaaatctttttatgattatctaaatttggcagatttaaCCAAATAGATTAATCTACatgattgaacgtttagaaatcacctatgcgagggtgaagtggaagtcgCTTCAAAGAGAaggttagtaaaggcctattctcaaGCTCCCATGAAACCggaacgtgttcatggctgaaaagaacaaaaccatgagaaccataaacgttaaaaggttggttgtgtgacatatattgtctaggtgtacattaaaccTCGAcgcttcaaagatatcaaatctaccgattgaccgagtgcatccgatgcatgttcactacggaaagttcaaagggaaacccacttatccagatgcaatcagtctttgcttgatgatcgcatacttgtccgtaaaaattttacgaaaaatagtcattccccattcttgtgggggattgttgggttcatagtatatgaaagaagtgtgaatgaaaaaatggagaataaaatgatagaggggaaggagacactaaaatggaaagtgtaatctcaaattagaaagtttactctttctcccacattggtggaagaagagaacttgaaagtgtttataatcaagaacacttactccacatggcaagtgaggcaagaaataatagatgcttCGCGCCGTCGTCGctgtcgctcgctcggctcggcttggCTCGACTTCGACTTCGGATTTGGacttggatttggcaaatgatcaatcgatgagatctatctttttgaaaaaaaatttctgcAGTTTCggacctccatttatatatacatgcagtaacagttgcactgtttcaagtgaactgatgcattgttttcgaactagtgcttcagaaatgacacattgttctgaactgaggctacagaaggttgcaatggttcgaaatgatgcttcagaaggatgtaatccttcaatgaagtgacacactgattcatgaaataagatgactgttcaggaaaagatgcaatctttgatgaacagacatgaacttacaacaaaggtgtaacctttggagtgaaccacTGGCTTTTTTCAGAAGAGGCgtgttgtggctatataaacctggtttcttcCTCGGGTTTAGTACGAatttttcagattaaaaactccCTTCTTGTCTCAAAAAATATTccgtgtgatcactcaaaacgtttTGTGAGTTAAaagatattccaaccgtttgacgtaccgctactgttggtctgctagccattttatcctgggaggaaaaattccacaacctcgggtacagtgagggggattatttccttaagaaaaatccgtgaattcggacgacttggctattttctgtttcatcttaatttctgcaaaataaaatacacctcttggaaaggtcattttgatcttgtgttgagggtatttgatatacttcattgtgttctggtttatacttgaactcaagttcaagttggtgttgtaatatacagattctgtgtacccgaaATACAAATGAGATAACAACTTCTTCCTCAGATTTCCCAGTTAGACTATGGAAAATCCATTAGCTGTTGAATACGACTACAAATACCAAAACATAGTTACAAAATTTACATTCACTGCTCTGAAATCTGAATAATATGACTTTCTGTGCTTCTCTCCAAGGTAATATTTAAGATTATGTTCGGAGGCACCGTGTTGAATTTTCGAAATTTTTAATATCGTACACGTTTCCAAGAACAGTCGTGTTTTTACAANNNNNNNNNNNNNNNNNNNNNNNNNNNNNNNNNNNNNNNNNNNNNNNNNNNNNNNNNNNNNNNNNNNNNNNNNNNNNNNNNNNNNNNNNNNNNNNNNNNNtttcatattattattatttatattgctaatttcatgtaattattattcatgctttttgaatgtactaaaattattttattatttgatatAAAGGAATAATGTCACGCAAGGTGAACATGTTATCACAGATGATATTGAAAATGGTGATCAACCAAATTATGGTGAATTGACACAGGACGATGATAGCGAGCCTAATAATACCAAGGGAGATGAATGTCCCTATGAGTCATCATCGAGTGATGATGATGTGAGGTCCAATTCTGAACAAAGAGCCATGTCTATGAGTCCTTATCCTCAACAAGAATCAATTTCACAGTTGGTTTCAGTCTCAGTACCAATAAACAGGCCTCATTTTTATTATAATGAAGTttcatttcttgatcattttcaGGAAGGATCAGATGTGtttatgaatatgcatgaagATGCTTTCAATTCTGTAAATGTTTGGCGTGTACCGTCAGATTTTCTaagtgataatttttattttgctaGTAAGATGTTGTTCAAATCAAAAAAAGATCTGCAAAAAGCGGTTAGGCTTTATCATATTAAAGAAGGTAGGGAGTTCCTTGTTGTTAAGTCAGGAAAAGAAGTGTTTAGAATTTGTTGCAAGCGTGCAGATCAAGGTTGTTCATTCAACCTTTGTGCTACTAAGGATAGTAGTAATAACTTatagaaaactgaaaaatacatCGGAAAGCACACATATAATATGGGTGACTGTCGCGGAGGTCACTATAATTTGGATATAAATATGATTGCAACTACTCTTGTGCTGTATATTGAAAAGACACCAAGgtattattttttacaattatctAACGATACAAAtcaatacttttttttaatttataaccGTTATGCTTAATTGTTCACAGGTATCCTATCAAAGATTGCCAAACATCGGTTCTCAATAAATACCTCAAAACAATAAGCCGTCGCAAGGCGTACCTCGAATGAAAGCGTGCCTTTGAACTAATCTATGGAAATTGGGAGGGCTCATTTCATGAATTGCCAAGGTTCATGGCTGATTTCGTGCCTTCCATTATCTTCATCAAGCATCTCAATTTTTGATATATGCTCATTTCGTGCCTTCCGTTATCTTCATCAAGCATCTCTGAATCAGCTTTTGATAAAGTTGTCTCAAAGTcttcaaatattaattaattaaacatTAAAAAACTGCTTAATACTAGGTAGTACTACTTAAATAGATTTTGAGTGGACTTTGAACAGTGACGGATCTAGCATATAtccaggggttcatccgaacccccttagGCGAGaaattacactatttatacactgttaaaattatctttttgtgtatatattgtatatgttgaacccccttcggttaGTTCGTGTGTGCACTTTTGAACCCCCTTATTGAACTTCTTGGCTTCGCCACTGACTTtgaactcttttattatttttagtactttattttattttaaaattatttattatatgacTCACGAGCCGACCCATgggctagcccaacccacattgctcaagTCTCATGGGCTTTGGGCTTATCCGAGCCGGGCTAAAAAGCCCTGTCCTTAAATGGGCTACAAAAACTGAAATTCAACCCCATCAAATTACAGGTCGGATTGGACCAACCCAACGGGCGTGACCTATATTGACAGCTCTAGTAacatatattaaaagtatatttaagagatttaatattattagttttctttgtatattaagttttttcttttttctagcaTGCAAGTATAACTTtaatttgattatgttattaattattgacATAACCGAATAACCaaattgaaaagagaaaaaattaaaccaaattaaatttATCTTGATTTGAATTGGGTTGCACTTTTTCAAAATCgaaaaactgaaattgaataataaaaaattgaaccGAGAAAACAGATGCACACCCTAGGTGCTAGTTATCCGTATGACCTGATCGAATTCTAACCGGACCCGATCTTGTTCCCTACGAATGCTCGGTTTATTCTTGTTCCCGATGTGTACATATTTAGGTCTATATTCGAATCACCTACAACActtttcatggattttatgattgaCCTATCAAGCTTGattcattaattttatgattGACCTATCAAgcttgattcatttatttttttcttcccttGTAAGCAGATCTTATCTCTACCTTGTGTGAGGTAGATAGAAAGTATATTTCTAATAGACCCTCGGGGAATTTGTGAAGTTGGTTTGGATATAATGTTCAACCAAGCTACATTGGCGTCTTGTTTTGCTCTTTGAGACTATTGAGATTGACAAAGGgtatcacgttagctaaaaagattgataaaaatatgctaaaatttagtttaagggataataggacccccgtgaagttgacgtatgtcgtagcaaatttggtcatattttgagatactagatttttttctcgaataaaaataaggtcaaattttaaagattatatttatttattgagtATCACCCATTTATATTTAGTCCTTGTtgaatatttcaaatatttaacTCTAAGTGATTATTTATTTGAGAAGATTCAGAAAAAACTCTGgtgattatttttcaaaaacaagaTCCAAAAGCAGCTAGTAACCATTATTTTTACCTCAAAACTAGATGTTTTACCAACCAAGCACATGAATAAATATGAATGAATAGGTTAAAAGCATTAAGCTAAAACATCTCTGCAGTCAAAAAttaataacaattaaaaaaattacgaGTACCACACTTAAGATAAAAAAGGATGGGGCTATACTAATAAGTTTTCAACTTCTAACGCACTTCAAAACAAACACCACTAGACCCAGTGAATTAACACACTTCAAACTGAGTTTGAATCACTCAAATTTGGGGTGCATTTCAAATACCTATGCACTATTATGTAAAAGTTGATTCCAGAGCCACAGGAGGGGTATTATGTATCAATAGTAAGTGTTAAAACTCCTTAATTGAAATGAAGTTGAAATGAAATGCTGGCTGCGGCTCTAAGTGCCAACAGAGAACCCTTTAATGATAGATGAATCCAAACTCTGAACAAGTACTCAAAACACATTTTCTTAGGTATAACTTACGATCATTCGCATTTCATTTGGTTTCAATTGAGCAATAAACTTTTATACCTAATGCTTTAAATATGGAGCAGGGTGTTTCGATTGAAGAAAATGCAAACTTATTAAAGGGAAAATTTATTGAAACTAAATTATTATGTTGGGCCGTGTTAAGCACCAGTAAAACTCATCTAGTACACGCAGAGATATCCACTAGAAGAGCATTTATAAAAGATGTTACATAGTAGAAAGTGAAGCAAAGTGCAAATAGTTTGCAGTGTCATTTATAAGCCTGCCATTGGTAGCTGTAATTTCCCTAGAATAGCTAGTAGCTGCTTCACCATTATATGAATAACTCTGTTGAGTGGTTGCTTCACCTTGAAAAACAACGTTATCTTGAACATCCATCCACCCTTTGCATTTTTGCCCATTTTTCAAACTGCTTGAAGAAGAATCAGAAGAATCTCCTTCACTCAACTTCTTCTTTTCACTCCATTCATTTTCTAATTCAGAAAGGATCAATTTCGTACCATTCTCCGCTTTTGATGGCGGCTTGGTAGTAGTCTTAGTGGTTATAGTTAGAGGATACTTCCTCTTTAGACTGGTATGAGAAATCTTGATACCCCTTTCAGACTCTACAACACTAATTTCAATCTCTTCTTTCACTTTCTGCTTTACATTCTTTTCATTTCCCTTGTCATGAAACTTTATCTTGTTGTTGAACTCGAGTGCTCGTGATACTGTAGTTGTCAAATTGCCTGCTGATGACTTCACCCACCCACGATACTCGCTCTTCCTCTTCAGCTCAACCTCGTACGATCCATCTAGCCCATCAAAGCTTGAAGATCGCTCCATCTCGAAATCAGGAGTTCCAGAATCGATAATTTTAGCTTGAACTTGACAATCACCTGTGCATTGTTTATCTATCCAAAGGTGCAAATTGGCATCCACAAGCCAGAAAGGGAGACACTCCACCACCTTAAACCACAGAAAATGGGATTTACCGTCAAGTAAAACCCCCAAAAATGGAGTTAAGTCGACGTCGTAAGAAGGATGATCAAAGGCCCCAATTGAAACAACTGGATCCCAGTACAATGGATTAAATCCACCTGGGTAAATTACAGGGAATGGAACCACTGATCCTACCATATTCTCGTCTACATTCAACAAAACTTCCCTGTAAGCTCCGTGGCCTCTCTTGCTAGTCAAATTATTCGCCCTTATGTACGAATCAGGAGGATTTGAGTACCAAAACTCATCGTCCCCGTGAAATGATACGTAAATTTCCATTACAGCTTTGTACGTGTTCTTCGGTATCATAACACTCTTCCCATGCCATTCCGAATCGCTTTGAATTTTGAACCAAAAGCCTTCACTTCCATAACCCGAAACAGGCATTATCAAATCTGCTGCTGCTCGTTTATGATCATCATACAAACCCAACGAACCTCGGCCAAATTTCCGATGATCAGTTCTACTTGATAATGGAACACCCATTTCATCCACATCATAGTACAAGAAAGTAACATTAACATGATAGACACCTGTATAAACATCGTCCACCAAATTCTCCAGCATAACAGAAAGAGAGATATTCTCCTTGACGAGTAGAGACGAGTACCTCGTAACATCCTTAGTAACACTCCAGAAAACGCCGTCTACAGTAGGCTCAGCTGTACTGGTACGGAAGAGATCGACGCCGTCAAGCCAAACAGCAGCTATGCGATCATACTGCACTCCTTTACAAGATGCATTGAATTGAAGAGCCACATGGTTCCAAGAGCATTTCACTGGAGGTGCGTAGTTAACGGAGACAGGTGGAAGACCCATCGTATTTTCGAAGTCATGAGTGAGGATGGGAAGAGTGCATGAAGGAGTGAGATTAGCAAAGGGCAATGGACGAGTGATTTCCAAATACTTCTGTTGAACAAGGCCACGTTTGAGGAAGTGAGAATCTTGTTCAAGGGAAGAAGAAAGTGGAACATTTACAAAgctgatgatgatgaagaagaagaagaagacgaagagaTTTAccatgatgaagaaaaagattgaTCAATTAATTATAAAACTTAGATTTTGCCTTCTTTCTTCATTACCATATTTTAAATAAAGAGATTTAAGTTTAGAAAAGACAAAGTGATACAATCGAAGATATTATGACACCTAagctcttatttttattttaaaacaattaCACCTGGCAAGTAGGACTCACTGACTCAGCAACAAAACCTTCGTGTCAATGATACagttattttgaagaaaattataaCAATACTCTCTCAGTTCTATTTTATTATCACCAATatgaaatttagaaaataatgataactttataaagtttataatattttccttcttaAAATTACTTtaatgttaattttttaattattctttcttattaAGTCAGATTTATcaacaagaataaaaaacaaataatgttattaaataattatcaaattaaaGAAGATGAcattttttagaataaatcaaaaagaaaatgacgacacataaaatgaaactgTAAAAATAgctattttgaaattattttactatggataatcaaatttaatttttttaaaatcatccCAATTTTTTTCCCGTTATTGATACGCGTTGATAATTTCTCGTAAACTTTATGTTAAAGTAACACTATTATccaaatatttaatttgttatataaaataataacaaattttaatataatttaaaaaacatataactGTCATAACGTAATGAGACTGATATGACTTTAAACTGgttgtaaaaatacaaaattgatATGAATCTGGCCTTCTCATTTATAGAATTGGCGACCTAAATGGGACGTCAATTTAAGAAAATGACACAAATATGACATGAAGGTAAAAAGTTAACATTTGATCGATACACGTGTATAAAGAAAAGATCCTCAATTattatgtcaaaaaaaaaaaaaaagggtttctgattatttattattgaaaatacattgtcatatttattatatatacagaTCACTAAAGGTTTTAAACTAATCATGTACAAAAAATCCTAGAATAAGTTATGCAACGAGAATAACATTCTATGCAAACTCTCACTCAAGTTGAGCGGCAATCTGGATCACCTTCAACTTGGATTTCAACACAAAAAATTGTGACTTTGAAAATAGCTTCGTCAATAGATTTGCAACTTGATCATGAAAGCTAAAATATCGAATTGAAAATTTTTTAGCATAAACCTTATCTcgaacaaaattaaaatcaatatccacaaacaaaatgaaaatcaatatccATCTGCTTCATAAGACAATGAAAAATGGTGTTGGTTGTTAGGTATGTCACACTCAAATTGTCACGCCAGAGAATTGGAATAGAAGAGGTAAAACAACCAATTTCTCACAGCTAGTGCTCTATACTCGGCCTCGGTACATGACCAAGATATCGTTCTCAGCTTCCTTGACATATGTACCAAACTTGTTAtggatgtaattaatacaatTGGCGAGGACTGCTCGAGATGTTTGGGCGATCATAATTGTTAAGAAACAAACTGAAGAAGTGGTCGAAAAAAGTAGTAAACATTGCTGAAAAATCGATTTATCGCTGAAAAATTGACGAAAAATGGTATTAAAAATATGAGTCATCTCAAAATAAAGAGAGGAGTCAATCTTGAACAAGAAGGTCACCGCGGAACTGTTCGGAACATGCTCACGCGACgaattattagatttgatggctgaaaaCTGATCACAATCTgagaaatatataattataagGATAGGGTCgaaatgatggcacgaccctactgGGAAAGAGAATTATATGGGTAGGACTAAAATGATGGCGCGGTCctattaagaaatagaaatatcgGTAGGGTCGGAATAACGGTATGGTcctactaaaaaaaattatatggatAGGGTCGTAATGATGGCATGATCCTACACAAATCAGATCTGAGGAGTCACAGTAAATACGCATGAAACTATGCAAATCACATCTGATGAGTCACCGAATAAACGCAAGATGTTATACGACTCAGATATAAGAAAGTTTTCGAAAATATGCACGGTACTATCCAAATTCAATATGAGAAGTAGTCCAAAGAGATGCACGGTGTTACGCAAATCACATATGAGAAAGTAATTATCgaaaagatgcacggtgctacgcaAATCAGATATAAGAAAGTAGTCACCGAAAAGATGCATAATGCTATGTAAATTAGATATGAGACGCCACCAGAAAGAAGCAAGGTGGCCCAACTTTCGCTAACATAATCATTGGTCAGACAGCCGCCGATGCAACACCCCACATTTCTAGGCTAGAGTTTGAATCGTTATTCCTACGTATATTATAACACTCCGTACTTTAATTGCTCGAATAATGCATTAAAAATGAACTTTAGGACCCCTATATTGTTGGTATAAACCATGTCTAGTTGGGATGGTGCGTGTTAGGGGTGCTTTTAGGTTTTGAAAAGGGGTTGGCGACGCAAAGAGGACGCTCCGCAAAGGCCCCACGCCGAGGAAGCATCGCAAAACGCCACTGGAATGGGTTTTCTATGGTCTTGCGCCACAAACCAGTGGTTTTCTTTGGCCTTGTGCCACAAACCCCATGGTTTGCTTTGGCCTTGCGCCGCCAAGCCATTCCTGGGCATCAAAAAATATTccgttttagtttattttaaggGCATCGAGGTCTTTTCACACCCTATAACCGTTCCTAATCCTATGTAGACAAAATTAAGGTTTTAAAACACGTTATTTCACttctcaaaattccaaaattatcttttcttaagCAAGAGAagagaaactacctagggttGAGGATTTTAAGCTCCAAGGATTAAAATTATCTACGTTTTCGTCgttattgaggtatgtgggactatcctaatctcatgggcataaattTATCGTTTTCACAAgctttaaagatatatatatatatatatatatatatataggtaatggattttgaaaattgtttgaagagcatgcatcatgaactcatgtttgatgaaattatgaaattattaagGGAGTTTTCCATGAACTTGAATTGTAGTCATGTGTACATATGTTATGAGTTtcgaaaagtgatttaagagCATCATTTACGAAATTCCCCTTGTATGATGAAATCTATTGTCTTAATGTGTTATGAATGGTGAAATagatttgagagcatgaattataagtctcctttttatcatgagatttatgtataactaatgttggggctgttttatgaatgatgataattctTGAGTTTCAAACGCCTCCTTATTTATTATGCATGATTGTTTTATATGTTGTTCAAAGTGgtgattattattttaaatgcTATTGTTTCCTAATGAagaaattgcatgtgattgatgaaagaaTTGGTCAACGTGtgttaaagtcttgaaaagagATTGTTTTGCATAAATTTTCATAtgcttttgaaataaaaattctcATGTGATGTTCAAATCTCTTGGTGGTAATTAACATGTTTTTGAATGAGAAGggctatggatatgatatgatatgatatggctttcAAGTTTAGGTtgatatggcttgcaagtttAGGTATGACAATACCTATTATAGAGTGCCCTTAACATGAAAAGAATGAATGTTTTGAGCATAaagcatggttttaaagaacaaaaattgggcttaaagagagttagatggttacctgaagGTGGCACGAGTTCAAATAACTCGAAGCCCGAAATCGTATTTCGCCGATATGGGATTCATAATATGTATGTCAGTAAGGAGGtatattttctcatgatatgtatGTTAGTAAGGAGGCATACTTTTCATAACATGGCGTGTCAGTAAGGAGGCATACTTTGTTTATTAAAGATCCTAACTcttgcagcaaacttggattGTGGAtttggccgccgagttaagggcagatATCATATAACCCGTGGATTGGTATGAATGTAGGGTGATTCATCTAACTCAGAACTAAAGCAAAGAATTGAGTCAATGTTTTAGAAGAATGAATTGAAACTCTTTATataatgcccatgtgtttttttatatatattatgataagtTGTTTTCACAATGCTATCActtattttacatgaaatatatgttatttttggttagttctacataccaatacttTCCAAGTATTGACCCTCCACACCCCCAACCCAATAATACAGGTTTTGAGGCACAGTCCCGTGGTCCATAAAATAGTAGAACATCTAGGATAATGACAGAGTTGGTGAGCCATTCATCTTTCGGAAGGCACTTATTCATATGTTGAACTTATTTCAGTTTATGGTCCAGACGAGGGCTTTGTCCCGGCCTAGACAGTTAGTATTCAGCAGAGGCTTCGTAGAGAGATTTGATTATGTATTGTCACTACTTTGTTGACACAATTTGGATTATAAGTTTctcttgaatttcattatatcttccgCACTTTGATTGATGTATAGATTATGGTTAtaatagtatgctaaggggtctctcggacCTTCATGGTTGGGAATGCACGTTGCGACCAAGGCCTcgactcgggtcgtgacagtCCAGCGACAGCGGAAGCTCTTTAATTCTCTACGTAGATCGTAGAGGCTTTGAtatcatgtgagaaatataagaaaaaaatattattgaattgttgtaactacattgaTACACTGAGACCCTATTTGTGTAGGACTAACATTTCACTCCTTTTCCAGATAGGAGACTACATTACAATGTAGTGTTTTATATGTTATTCCtgttcctactcatattctaatagGATACAGAGGTCGTTTTCGATTTACCCTCACAATCCTCCTTTTATCCAGGCTTGGGACCGGTAATGTGAGCGAGGATATACAAGTATCTAACTAGTCATTGTATC of the Capsicum annuum cultivar UCD-10X-F1 chromosome 11, UCD10Xv1.1, whole genome shotgun sequence genome contains:
- the LOC107847774 gene encoding peptide-N4-(N-acetyl-beta-glucosaminyl)asparagine amidase A; this encodes MVNLFVFFFFFIIISFVNVPLSSSLEQDSHFLKRGLVQQKYLEITRPLPFANLTPSCTLPILTHDFENTMGLPPVSVNYAPPVKCSWNHVALQFNASCKGVQYDRIAAVWLDGVDLFRTSTAEPTVDGVFWSVTKDVTRYSSLLVKENISLSVMLENLVDDVYTGVYHVNVTFLYYDVDEMGVPLSSRTDHRKFGRGSLGLYDDHKRAAADLIMPVSGYGSEGFWFKIQSDSEWHGKSVMIPKNTYKAVMEIYVSFHGDDEFWYSNPPDSYIRANNLTSKRGHGAYREVLLNVDENMVGSVVPFPVIYPGGFNPLYWDPVVSIGAFDHPSYDVDLTPFLGVLLDGKSHFLWFKVVECLPFWLVDANLHLWIDKQCTGDCQVQAKIIDSGTPDFEMERSSSFDGLDGSYEVELKRKSEYRGWVKSSAGNLTTTVSRALEFNNKIKFHDKGNEKNVKQKVKEEIEISVVESERGIKISHTSLKRKYPLTITTKTTTKPPSKAENGTKLILSELENEWSEKKKLSEGDSSDSSSSSLKNGQKCKGWMDVQDNVVFQGEATTQQSYSYNGEAATSYSREITATNGRLINDTANYLHFASLSTM